The following are encoded together in the Scomber japonicus isolate fScoJap1 chromosome 20, fScoJap1.pri, whole genome shotgun sequence genome:
- the LOC128380934 gene encoding retinal rod rhodopsin-sensitive cGMP 3',5'-cyclic phosphodiesterase subunit gamma-like, with protein sequence MNLDAPKPGSKSATRVTGGPRCPRKGPVKFKQRQTRQFKSKPPKKGIQGFGDDIPGMEGLGTDITVICPWEAFNHLELNELAKYGII encoded by the exons ATGAATCTTGACGCGCCCAAACCTGGGTCCAAGTCGGCCACCCGTGTCACCGGAGGCCCCCGCTGCCCACGCAAGGGACCCGTTAAGTTCAAGCAGAGGCAGACCCGTCAGTTCAAGAGCAAGCCTCCCAAGAAGGGAATCCAGGG aTTTGGTGATGATATCCCAGGAATGGAGGGCTTAGGCACTG acATCACTGTCATTTGCCCATGGGAGGCCTTTAACCACCTGGAGCTGAATGAGCTGGCCAAGTATGGTATCATCTGA
- the LOC128380935 gene encoding retinal rod rhodopsin-sensitive cGMP 3',5'-cyclic phosphodiesterase subunit gamma — MNLEPPKPGFKSATRVTGGPSTPRKGPPKFKQRQTRQFKSKPPKKGIQGFGDDIPGMEGLGTDITVICPWEAFNHLELNELAKYGII, encoded by the exons ATGAACCTTGAGCCGCCCAAACCTGGGTTCAAGTCGGCCACCCGTGTCACCGGAGGCCCCTCCACCCCACGCAAGGGACCCCCTAAGTTCAAGCAGAGGCAGACCCGTCAGTTCAAGAGCAAGCCTCCCAAGAAGGGAATCCAGGG aTTTGGTGATGATATCCCAGGAATGGAGGGCTTAGGCACTG acatCACCGTCATTTGCCCATGGGAGGCCTTTAACCACCTGGAGCTGAATGAGCTGGCCAAGTATGGTATCATCTGA
- the oxld1 gene encoding oxidoreductase-like domain-containing protein 1: MLYSCVCALRSSVSLQKLCILSLLHMRTHHGPQQLWSRSLHSGTVRSLSSGPQSPSPPTLTDSSECTDTQPSRSTSAWSPEEGPPPAPTHCCMSGCHNCVWIEHAEQLLAYYHDGGDRALAAIEENVLDENLKTYLKMEIRLMKKT, translated from the exons ATGCTGTATTCGTGTGTTTGTGCGCTGAGGTCGTCGGTGTCCTTACAAAAG CTGTGCATCCTCTCCCTGCTGCACATGAGGACACATCATGGCCCTCAGCAGTTGTGGAGTAGAAGTCTGCACAGCGGGACAGTTCGCAGCCTGTCTTCTGGACCACAGTCTCCGTCTCCTCCCACATTAACAGACTCTTCTGAATGCACTGACACGCAGCCCTCTCGCAGCACCTCTGCTTGGTCCCCTGAGGAAGGACCACCACCCGCtcccacacactgctgcatgaGCGGCTGTCATAACTGCGTGTGGATTGAACATGCAGAGCAGCTGTTGGCGTACTACCACGACGGAGGCGACCGTGCGCTCGCCGCTATCGAGGAGAACGTTCTTGATGAGAACCTTAAAACGTACCTGAAGATGGAGATTAGACTCATGAAGAAGACGTGA